The following coding sequences lie in one Arabidopsis thaliana chromosome 3, partial sequence genomic window:
- a CDS encoding uncharacterized protein (unknown protein; Has 30201 Blast hits to 17322 proteins in 780 species: Archae - 12; Bacteria - 1396; Metazoa - 17338; Fungi - 3422; Plants - 5037; Viruses - 0; Other Eukaryotes - 2996 (source: NCBI BLink).) produces MQNKRRPIDAMNDVKSENDKEEEKPFRRTILGHRSCFAATIEGFERRKQTGTGF; encoded by the coding sequence ATGCAGAACAAACGAAGACCTATAGATGCAATGAACGACgtgaaaagtgaaaacgacaaggaggaagagaaaccGTTTCGTCGAACGATTTTAGGTCACCGGAGCTGTTTCGCGGCAACGATCGAGGGTTTCGAGAGGAGAAAACAGACCGGAACGGGTTTTTGA
- a CDS encoding nucleic acid binding protein (nucleic acid binding; FUNCTIONS IN: nucleic acid binding; INVOLVED IN: biological_process unknown; LOCATED IN: cellular_component unknown; EXPRESSED IN: 8 plant structures; EXPRESSED DURING: 6 growth stages; CONTAINS InterPro DOMAIN/s: RNA recognition motif, RNP-1 (InterPro:IPR000504); BEST Arabidopsis thaliana protein match is: bromo-adjacent homology (BAH) domain-containing protein (TAIR:AT5G11470.1).), translating into MLQSNSAGGEDNPDFKWGAKRGVGRKDNKVRFYESFTLEGIEYRLFDCAYFYRFLGEYEPQWDELFLACGDEKGVSNINDVETIMGKCNVVCTSDDRRNPRPGTKELRRAKYIFSRTFDTRLRIISEDFADAIAGIGVDKLFNMRRDKQPVKRLNSSAAAITRASPVKSFRPDLGSTKLGKHDNRDAKLMSRTSSLKKVTFLEDRADHVHVKRNPPVNTETTTRGQIPILKTRAFGELYASGSSVNAKPSKKRKLILNTPETDDSDDQGPQSGEKKLIKNPPLVEKAPSQNIEKKSWYKKLPFEDELKPAIEKGRVLLIENLEPSYTSLEVEFLFRQAFKEGVDAKMIPSSPMSSPHSGRALVIFGTTKAADSAMSRLNEDCLMLSGQRALTGSKNVPVEIGRCRSFTGHFNMVDRSLMTAQKVSCCITLRLFSVVISLVMVTHRKPNSPCQITEYYKLTPLFSLIIVNRPHKFVNFQPHP; encoded by the exons ATGTTGCAATCGAATAGTGCTGGTGGAGAAGACAACCCTGATTTTAAGTGGGGTGCTAAGAGAGGGGTGGGACGGAAAGATAATAAAGTCCGGTTCTATGAATCATTTACCCTTGAGGGCATCGAGTACCGGCTTTTTGACTGTGCTTACTTTTAC CGCTTCTTGGGAGAGTATGAGCCACAATGGGATGAGTTGTTTCTGGCTTGTGGTGATGAAAAAGGGGTTTCCAATATCAATGATGTG GAGACCATCATGGGGAAATGCAATGTTGTATGCACATCTGATGACCGAAGAAACCCACGACCAGGAACCAAGGAGCTGCGGAGAGCTAAATATATCTTCTCCCGCACTTTTGATACAAGACTCAGAATTATATCAGAAGACTTTGCAGATGCTATAGCCGGAATTGGAG TGGATAAACTCTTCAACATGAGAAGAGATAAACAGCCTGTAAAACGTCTAAACTCAAGCGCAGCTGCCATTACTAGGGCTTCTCCAGTTAAATCTTTTCGTCCAGATTTGGGATCAACAAAGTTAGGTAAACATGATAACAGAGATGCAAAGCTGATGAGTAGAACAAGCTCGTTAAAGAAAG TCACTTTTCTGGAGGACCGTGCTGATCATGTACATGTGAAAAGGAACCCTCCTGTCAATACTGAAACCACTACAAGAGGTCAGATACCGATACTCAAAACAAGAGCATTTGGGGAGTTATATGCTTCAGGTTCATCAGTGAATGCTAAGCCTTCTAAAAAGAGAAAGCTTATACTCAACACGCCAGAAACAGATGATTCAGATGATCAAGGCCCTCAATCAGGAgagaagaaattaattaaaaatccTCCTCTTGTAGAAAAGGCTCCAAGTCAGAACATC GAGAAAAAAAGCTGGTACAAGAAACTG CCTTTTGAGGACGAACTAAAGCCGGCTATAGAAAAAGGTAGGGTGCTCTTAATTGAGAACCTGGAACCATCATACACATCGCTGGAGGTAGAG TTTCTTTTTAGGCAAGCATTCAAAGAAGGAGTTGATGCTAAGATGATCCCTTCAAGTCCCATGTCTAGCCCACATAGTG GCAGGGCTCTTGTGATTTTTGGAACCACAAAGGCAGCTGATTCTGCTATGTCGCGGTTAAATGAAGATTGTCTGATGTTATCTGGCCAGAG AGCTCTAACGGGTAGCAAAAATGTCCCAGTCGAAATTGGAAGATGTAGAAGCTTTACTGGCCATTTTAACATGGTGGATAGATCTCTGATGACGGCTCAGAAGGTAAGTTGTTGCATTACTCTGCGCTTATTTTCAGTTGTCATTTCACTTGTCATGGTCACACATCGAAAGCCCAACAGCCCATGCCAAATTACTGAATATTACAAATTGACCCCACTATTTAGTCTTATAATCGTAAACAGACCCCATAAATTCGTAAATTTTCAGCCACATCCATAA
- a CDS encoding nucleic acid binding protein (nucleic acid binding; FUNCTIONS IN: nucleic acid binding; INVOLVED IN: biological_process unknown; LOCATED IN: cellular_component unknown; EXPRESSED IN: 8 plant structures; EXPRESSED DURING: 6 growth stages; CONTAINS InterPro DOMAIN/s: RNA recognition motif, RNP-1 (InterPro:IPR000504); BEST Arabidopsis thaliana protein match is: bromo-adjacent homology (BAH) domain-containing protein (TAIR:AT5G11470.1); Has 30201 Blast hits to 17322 proteins in 780 species: Archae - 12; Bacteria - 1396; Metazoa - 17338; Fungi - 3422; Plants - 5037; Viruses - 0; Other Eukaryotes - 2996 (source: NCBI BLink).) — protein sequence MGKCNVVCTSDDRRNPRPGTKELRRAKYIFSRTFDTRLRIISEDFADAIAGIGVDKLFNMRRDKQPVKRLNSSAAAITRASPVKSFRPDLGSTKLGKHDNRDAKLMSRTSSLKKVTFLEDRADHVHVKRNPPVNTETTTRGQIPILKTRAFGELYASGSSVNAKPSKKRKLILNTPETDDSDDQGPQSGEKKLIKNPPLVEKAPSQNIEKKSWYKKLPFEDELKPAIEKGRVLLIENLEPSYTSLEVEFLFRQAFKEGVDAKMIPSSPMSSPHSGRALVIFGTTKAADSAMSRLNEDCLMLSGQRALTGSKNVPVEIGRCRSFTGHFNMVDRSLMTAQKVSCCITLRLFSVVISLVMVTHRKPNSPCQITEYYKLTPLFSLIIVNRPHKFVNFQPHP from the exons ATGGGGAAATGCAATGTTGTATGCACATCTGATGACCGAAGAAACCCACGACCAGGAACCAAGGAGCTGCGGAGAGCTAAATATATCTTCTCCCGCACTTTTGATACAAGACTCAGAATTATATCAGAAGACTTTGCAGATGCTATAGCCGGAATTGGAG TGGATAAACTCTTCAACATGAGAAGAGATAAACAGCCTGTAAAACGTCTAAACTCAAGCGCAGCTGCCATTACTAGGGCTTCTCCAGTTAAATCTTTTCGTCCAGATTTGGGATCAACAAAGTTAGGTAAACATGATAACAGAGATGCAAAGCTGATGAGTAGAACAAGCTCGTTAAAGAAAG TCACTTTTCTGGAGGACCGTGCTGATCATGTACATGTGAAAAGGAACCCTCCTGTCAATACTGAAACCACTACAAGAGGTCAGATACCGATACTCAAAACAAGAGCATTTGGGGAGTTATATGCTTCAGGTTCATCAGTGAATGCTAAGCCTTCTAAAAAGAGAAAGCTTATACTCAACACGCCAGAAACAGATGATTCAGATGATCAAGGCCCTCAATCAGGAgagaagaaattaattaaaaatccTCCTCTTGTAGAAAAGGCTCCAAGTCAGAACATC GAGAAAAAAAGCTGGTACAAGAAACTG CCTTTTGAGGACGAACTAAAGCCGGCTATAGAAAAAGGTAGGGTGCTCTTAATTGAGAACCTGGAACCATCATACACATCGCTGGAGGTAGAG TTTCTTTTTAGGCAAGCATTCAAAGAAGGAGTTGATGCTAAGATGATCCCTTCAAGTCCCATGTCTAGCCCACATAGTG GCAGGGCTCTTGTGATTTTTGGAACCACAAAGGCAGCTGATTCTGCTATGTCGCGGTTAAATGAAGATTGTCTGATGTTATCTGGCCAGAG AGCTCTAACGGGTAGCAAAAATGTCCCAGTCGAAATTGGAAGATGTAGAAGCTTTACTGGCCATTTTAACATGGTGGATAGATCTCTGATGACGGCTCAGAAGGTAAGTTGTTGCATTACTCTGCGCTTATTTTCAGTTGTCATTTCACTTGTCATGGTCACACATCGAAAGCCCAACAGCCCATGCCAAATTACTGAATATTACAAATTGACCCCACTATTTAGTCTTATAATCGTAAACAGACCCCATAAATTCGTAAATTTTCAGCCACATCCATAA
- a CDS encoding nucleic acid binding protein (nucleic acid binding; BEST Arabidopsis thaliana protein match is: bromo-adjacent homology (BAH) domain-containing protein (TAIR:AT5G11470.1); Has 30201 Blast hits to 17322 proteins in 780 species: Archae - 12; Bacteria - 1396; Metazoa - 17338; Fungi - 3422; Plants - 5037; Viruses - 0; Other Eukaryotes - 2996 (source: NCBI BLink).) produces MGKCNVVCTSDDRRNPRPGTKELRRAKYIFSRTFDTRLRIISEDFADAIAGIGVDKLFNMRRDKQPVKRLNSSAAAITRASPVKSFRPDLGSTKLGKHDNRDAKLMSRTSSLKKVTFLEDRADHVHVKRNPPVNTETTTRGQIPILKTRAFGELYASGSSVNAKPSKKRKLILNTPETDDSDDQGPQSGEKKLIKNPPLVEKAPSQNIEKKSWYKKLPFEDELKPAIEKGRVLLIENLEPSYTSLEVEFLFRQAFKEGVDAKMIPSSPMSSPHSGICRALVIFGTTKAADSAMSRLNEDCLMLSGQRALTGSKNVPVEIGRCRSFTGHFNMVDRSLMTAQKVSCCITLRLFSVVISLVMVTHRKPNSPCQITEYYKLTPLFSLIIVNRPHKFVNFQPHP; encoded by the exons ATGGGGAAATGCAATGTTGTATGCACATCTGATGACCGAAGAAACCCACGACCAGGAACCAAGGAGCTGCGGAGAGCTAAATATATCTTCTCCCGCACTTTTGATACAAGACTCAGAATTATATCAGAAGACTTTGCAGATGCTATAGCCGGAATTGGAG TGGATAAACTCTTCAACATGAGAAGAGATAAACAGCCTGTAAAACGTCTAAACTCAAGCGCAGCTGCCATTACTAGGGCTTCTCCAGTTAAATCTTTTCGTCCAGATTTGGGATCAACAAAGTTAGGTAAACATGATAACAGAGATGCAAAGCTGATGAGTAGAACAAGCTCGTTAAAGAAAG TCACTTTTCTGGAGGACCGTGCTGATCATGTACATGTGAAAAGGAACCCTCCTGTCAATACTGAAACCACTACAAGAGGTCAGATACCGATACTCAAAACAAGAGCATTTGGGGAGTTATATGCTTCAGGTTCATCAGTGAATGCTAAGCCTTCTAAAAAGAGAAAGCTTATACTCAACACGCCAGAAACAGATGATTCAGATGATCAAGGCCCTCAATCAGGAgagaagaaattaattaaaaatccTCCTCTTGTAGAAAAGGCTCCAAGTCAGAACATC GAGAAAAAAAGCTGGTACAAGAAACTG CCTTTTGAGGACGAACTAAAGCCGGCTATAGAAAAAGGTAGGGTGCTCTTAATTGAGAACCTGGAACCATCATACACATCGCTGGAGGTAGAG TTTCTTTTTAGGCAAGCATTCAAAGAAGGAGTTGATGCTAAGATGATCCCTTCAAGTCCCATGTCTAGCCCACATAGTGGTATAT GCAGGGCTCTTGTGATTTTTGGAACCACAAAGGCAGCTGATTCTGCTATGTCGCGGTTAAATGAAGATTGTCTGATGTTATCTGGCCAGAG AGCTCTAACGGGTAGCAAAAATGTCCCAGTCGAAATTGGAAGATGTAGAAGCTTTACTGGCCATTTTAACATGGTGGATAGATCTCTGATGACGGCTCAGAAGGTAAGTTGTTGCATTACTCTGCGCTTATTTTCAGTTGTCATTTCACTTGTCATGGTCACACATCGAAAGCCCAACAGCCCATGCCAAATTACTGAATATTACAAATTGACCCCACTATTTAGTCTTATAATCGTAAACAGACCCCATAAATTCGTAAATTTTCAGCCACATCCATAA
- a CDS encoding Transducin/WD40 repeat-like superfamily protein (Transducin/WD40 repeat-like superfamily protein; CONTAINS InterPro DOMAIN/s: WD40 repeat 2 (InterPro:IPR019782), WD40 repeat-like-containing domain (InterPro:IPR011046), WD40 repeat, conserved site (InterPro:IPR019775), WD40-repeat-containing domain (InterPro:IPR017986), WD40/YVTN repeat-like-containing domain (InterPro:IPR015943), WD40 repeat (InterPro:IPR001680), WD40 repeat, subgroup (InterPro:IPR019781); BEST Arabidopsis thaliana protein match is: Transducin/WD40 repeat-like superfamily protein (TAIR:AT1G52730.1); Has 43706 Blast hits to 23089 proteins in 800 species: Archae - 76; Bacteria - 7357; Metazoa - 15603; Fungi - 10314; Plants - 4879; Viruses - 0; Other Eukaryotes - 5477 (source: NCBI BLink).) gives MEKKKVATPLVCHGHSRPVVDLFYSPITPDGFFLISASKDSQPMLRNGETGDWIGTFEGHKGAVWSSCLDNNALRAASASADFSAKLWDALTGDVLHSFEHKHIVRACAFSQDTKYLITGGFEKILRVFDLNRLDAPPTEIDKSPGSIRTLTWLHGDQTILSSCTDIGGVRLWDVRSGKIVQTLETKSPVTSAEVSQDGRYITTADGSTVKFWDANHFGLVKSYDMPCNIESASLEPKSGNKFVAGGEDMWVRLFDFHTGKEIGCNKGHHGPVHCVRFAPTGESYASGSEDGTIRIWQTGPVNPEEISESKPKQSVDEVARKIEGFHINKEGKTAEKPSDA, from the exons atggagaagaagaaagtcgCGACTCCGCTAGTGTGCCATGGCCATTCGAGACCTGTTGTGGATTTGTTCTACAGTCCAATCACTCCTGATGGTTTCTTCCTCATCAGCGCAAGTAAAG ATTCTCAACCAATGTTGAGAAATGGGGAAACTGGAGATTGGATTGGTACATTTGAAGGTCATAAAGGTGCTGTGTGGAGTTCTTGTCTTGATAACAATGCTTTACGTGCAGCTTCTGCATCTGCTGATTTTTCAGC GAAGCTTTGGGATGCTTTGACTGGGGATGTCTTGCATTCTTTTGAGCACAAGCATATTGTTCGAGCATGCGCCTTCTCTCAG GATACGAAATATCTAATCACAGGAGGATTTGAGAAAATTCTTCGTGTTTTCGACTTGAATCGCTTGGATGCACCTCCTACAGAAATTGATAAATCTCCTGGTTCTATCAGAACACTAACATGGCTTCACGGTGATCAAACAATATTAAGTTCTTGCACTGATATTGGTGGTGTGAG GTTATGGGATGTGAGGAGTGGCAAAATAGTGCAAACTCTAGAAACCAAGTCTCCTGTCACCAGTGCTGAAGTGAGTCAAGATGGACGGTATATAACAACTGCCGATGGGTCAACTGTTAAATTTTGGGATGCAAATCA TTTTGGACTAGTGAAAAGTTACGACATGCCCTGCAATATCGAATCTGCATCGCTTGAGCCAAAATCTGGCAACAAATTCGTTGCTGGTGGAGAAGATATGTGGGTTCGACTCTTTGATTTCCACACCGGAAAGGAGATTG GATGCAACAAGGGACATCATGGTCCGGTTCACTGTGTGAGATTTGCACCAACAGGTGAGTCTTATGCTTCAGGGTCTGAAGATGGTACAATCAGAATTTGGCAAACTGGACCGGTGAATCCTGAAGAGATCAGCGAGTCAAAGCCGAAGCAGAGTGTGGATGAGGTTGCTCGTAAGATTGAAGGCTTTCACATTAACAAGGAAGGAAAAACCGCAGAGAAACCATCTGATGCttaa
- the UVR3 gene encoding DNA photolyase family protein (UV REPAIR DEFECTIVE 3 (UVR3); CONTAINS InterPro DOMAIN/s: Rossmann-like alpha/beta/alpha sandwich fold (InterPro:IPR014729), DNA photolyase, N-terminal (InterPro:IPR006050), DNA photolyase, FAD-binding/Cryptochrome, C-terminal (InterPro:IPR005101); BEST Arabidopsis thaliana protein match is: cryptochrome 2 (TAIR:AT1G04400.1); Has 8860 Blast hits to 8829 proteins in 1491 species: Archae - 102; Bacteria - 3068; Metazoa - 397; Fungi - 149; Plants - 721; Viruses - 0; Other Eukaryotes - 4423 (source: NCBI BLink).) produces the protein MQRFCVCSPSSYRLNPITSMATGSGSLIWFRKGLRVHDNPALEYASKGSEFMYPVFVIDPHYMESDPSAFSPGSSRAGVNRIRFLLESLKDLDSSLKKLGSRLLVFKGEPGEVLVRCLQEWKVKRLCFEYDTDPYYQALDVKVKDYASSTGVEVFSPVSHTLFNPAHIIEKNGGKPPLSYQSFLKVAGEPSCAKSELVMSYSSLPPIGDIGNLGISEVPSLEELGYKDDEQADWTPFRGGESEALKRLTKSISDKAWVANFEKPKGDPSAFLKPATTVMSPYLKFGCLSSRYFYQCLQNIYKDVKKHTSPPVSLLGQLLWREFFYTTAFGTPNFDKMKGNRICKQIPWNEDHAMLAAWRDGKTGYPWIDAIMVQLLKWGWMHHLARHCVACFLTRGDLFIHWEQGRDVFERLLIDSDWAINNGNWMWLSCSSFFYQFNRIYSPISFGKKYDPDGKYIRHFLPVLKDMPKQYIYEPWTAPLSVQTKANCIVGKDYPKPMVLHDSASKECKRKMGEAYALNKKMDGKVDEENLRDLRRKLQKDEHEESKIRNQRPKLK, from the exons ATGCAACGATTCTGCGTCTGTTCACCTTCAAGTTATCGTCTCAATCCCATAACATCAATGGCTACTGGATCCGGTTCACTGATTTGGTTCCGGAAAGGTCTCCGGGTTCACGACAACCCGGCTCTTGAATACGCCTCAAAAGGTTCTGAATTTATGTATCCGGTTTTTGTTATCGACCCGCATTATATGGAGTCAGACCCATCTGCGTTCTCTCCCGGTTCGTCTCGCGCCGGGGTAAACCGGATCCGGTTCTTGCTTGAGAGTCTCAAGGATCTCGATTCTAGCCTGAAGAAACTTGGTTCACGGTTGCTTGTTTTTAAAGGTGAACCTGGCGAAGTACTAGTTCGTTGCTTGCAAGAG TGGAAGGTGAAGAGGCTTTGCTTTGAATATGATACAGATCCGTATTATCAAGCTTTAGATGTTAAGGTTAAG GATTATGCTTCTTCAACTGGAGTTGAGGTTTTCTCTCCAGTGAGCCATACTCTGTTCAATCCCGCACACATTATAGAGAAA AACGGTGGGAAGCCACCTTTGAGTTATCAATCATTTCTGAAGGTTGCTGGGGAGCCCTCATGTGCTAAATCTGAACTTGTGATGTCTTATTCTTCACTTCCTCCAATTGGAGATATTGGAAACCTTGGCATTTCAGAAGTACCATCTCTTGAGGAACTTGGCTACAAAGATGATGAACAA GCTGATTGGACTCCTTTTAGAGGTGGTGAATCAGAAGCCTTAAAAAGATTGACTAAATCAATCAGTGATAAG GCATGGGTGGCAAACTTTGAGAAACCAAAGGGTGATCCATCTGCTTTCTTGAAGCCTGCTACTACAGTTATGTCACCATATTTGAAA TTCGGATGCCTTTCTTCGAGGTACTTTTATCAATgccttcaaaatatttataaggaTGTTAAAAAGCATACATCGCCGCCAGTTTCTCTCCTGGGGCAG ttGTTGTGGCGAGAATTTTTCTATACCACTGCATTTGGAACTCCTAACTTTGACAAAATGAAGGGAAACCGGATCTGCAAACAG ATTCCATGGAACGAGGATCATGCTATGTTGGCTGCTTGGAGGGACGGTAAGACAGGATACCCTTGGATTGATGCCATCATGGTTCAG CTTCTGAAATGGGGTTGGATGCACCATCTAGCGCGTCACTGTGTAGCCTGTTTTCTTACTCGTGGGGATCTG TTCATACATTGGGAACAAGGGCGTGATGTGTTTGAGAGACTTCTGATCGATTCAGACTGGGCAATCAACAATGGAAATTGGATGTGGTTATCATGTTCGTCGTTCTTTTACCAG TTCAACCGCATCTACTCTCCTATATCTTTCGGAAAGAAGTATGATCCTGATGGGAAGTACATTAGGCATTTTCTACCGGTACTGAAAG ATATGCCaaagcaatatatatatgagccATGGACAGCACCATTGAGCGTTCAAACTAAAGCAAACTGCATAGTCGGGAAGGACTACCCAAAGCCAA TGGTATTGCACGATTCAGCAAGCAAGGAGTGCAAGAGGAAGATGGGTGAAGCATATGCATTGAACAAGAAGATGGATGGTAAAGTAGATGAAGAAAATTTGAGGGATTTGAGGAGAAAGCTTCAGAAAGATGAACATGAAGAGTCCAAAATCAGGAACCAACGACCAAAACTCAAATAG
- the UVR3 gene encoding DNA photolyase family protein (UV REPAIR DEFECTIVE 3 (UVR3); CONTAINS InterPro DOMAIN/s: Rossmann-like alpha/beta/alpha sandwich fold (InterPro:IPR014729), DNA photolyase, N-terminal (InterPro:IPR006050), DNA photolyase, FAD-binding/Cryptochrome, C-terminal (InterPro:IPR005101); BEST Arabidopsis thaliana protein match is: cryptochrome 3 (TAIR:AT5G24850.1); Has 35333 Blast hits to 34131 proteins in 2444 species: Archae - 798; Bacteria - 22429; Metazoa - 974; Fungi - 991; Plants - 531; Viruses - 0; Other Eukaryotes - 9610 (source: NCBI BLink).), with protein sequence MQRFCVCSPSSYRLNPITSMATGSGSLIWFRKGLRVHDNPALEYASKGSEFMYPVFVIDPHYMESDPSAFSPGSSRAGVNRIRFLLESLKDLDSSLKKLGSRLLVFKGEPGEVLVRCLQEWKVKRLCFEYDTDPYYQALDVKVKDYASSTGVEVFSPVSHTLFNPAHIIEKNGGKPPLSYQSFLKVAGEPSCAKSELVMSYSSLPPIGDIGNLGISEVPSLEELGYKDDEQADWTPFRGGESEALKRLTKSISDKAWVANFEKPKGDPSAFLKPATTVMSPYLKFGCLSSRYFYQCLQNIYKDVKKHTSPPVSLLGQLLWREFFYTTAFGTPNFDKMKGNRICKQIPWNEDHAMLAAWRDGKTGYPWIDAIMVQLLKWGWMHHLARHCVACFLTRGDLFIHWEQGRDVFERLLIDSDWAINNGNWMWLSCSSFFYQALSPFCFSF encoded by the exons ATGCAACGATTCTGCGTCTGTTCACCTTCAAGTTATCGTCTCAATCCCATAACATCAATGGCTACTGGATCCGGTTCACTGATTTGGTTCCGGAAAGGTCTCCGGGTTCACGACAACCCGGCTCTTGAATACGCCTCAAAAGGTTCTGAATTTATGTATCCGGTTTTTGTTATCGACCCGCATTATATGGAGTCAGACCCATCTGCGTTCTCTCCCGGTTCGTCTCGCGCCGGGGTAAACCGGATCCGGTTCTTGCTTGAGAGTCTCAAGGATCTCGATTCTAGCCTGAAGAAACTTGGTTCACGGTTGCTTGTTTTTAAAGGTGAACCTGGCGAAGTACTAGTTCGTTGCTTGCAAGAG TGGAAGGTGAAGAGGCTTTGCTTTGAATATGATACAGATCCGTATTATCAAGCTTTAGATGTTAAGGTTAAG GATTATGCTTCTTCAACTGGAGTTGAGGTTTTCTCTCCAGTGAGCCATACTCTGTTCAATCCCGCACACATTATAGAGAAA AACGGTGGGAAGCCACCTTTGAGTTATCAATCATTTCTGAAGGTTGCTGGGGAGCCCTCATGTGCTAAATCTGAACTTGTGATGTCTTATTCTTCACTTCCTCCAATTGGAGATATTGGAAACCTTGGCATTTCAGAAGTACCATCTCTTGAGGAACTTGGCTACAAAGATGATGAACAA GCTGATTGGACTCCTTTTAGAGGTGGTGAATCAGAAGCCTTAAAAAGATTGACTAAATCAATCAGTGATAAG GCATGGGTGGCAAACTTTGAGAAACCAAAGGGTGATCCATCTGCTTTCTTGAAGCCTGCTACTACAGTTATGTCACCATATTTGAAA TTCGGATGCCTTTCTTCGAGGTACTTTTATCAATgccttcaaaatatttataaggaTGTTAAAAAGCATACATCGCCGCCAGTTTCTCTCCTGGGGCAG ttGTTGTGGCGAGAATTTTTCTATACCACTGCATTTGGAACTCCTAACTTTGACAAAATGAAGGGAAACCGGATCTGCAAACAG ATTCCATGGAACGAGGATCATGCTATGTTGGCTGCTTGGAGGGACGGTAAGACAGGATACCCTTGGATTGATGCCATCATGGTTCAG CTTCTGAAATGGGGTTGGATGCACCATCTAGCGCGTCACTGTGTAGCCTGTTTTCTTACTCGTGGGGATCTG TTCATACATTGGGAACAAGGGCGTGATGTGTTTGAGAGACTTCTGATCGATTCAGACTGGGCAATCAACAATGGAAATTGGATGTGGTTATCATGTTCGTCGTTCTTTTACCAGGCACTCTCTcctttctgtttctctttctaa